AGTTGGGTAACTCAAGCACTAGGCAAAGCTTATCCGCAATACGCAGGAGTAATTGAGCCAGCCCTGGAAGGTGGATTTAGCGTGTTAGCGATCGCTATGCTCAGCTGGATGCTAATCTGGATGACTAAACAAGCCAGGTTTATGAAAGCACAAGTTGAAGGAGCTGTTAACAGCGCTTTAACACAAAATGGCAATGCTGGATGGGGTATTTTTAGCTTAATTTTTATTGCCGTCCTACGTGAAGGTTTTGAAACTGTTCTGTTTATTACTGGTAGTTTTCAACAAGGATTTATTCCTGCTATTGGCGCTATTGGCGGTGTTGTCACAGCAGTAATAATAGGTGTGCTTTTATTTAAATGGGGTGTTAAAATTAACATCCGCCAGTTCTTCCAAGTAATGGGCGTTTTATTGGTGTTGATTGTAGCTGGGTTAGTAGTAACAGCTCTGCAACGTTTTGACGAAGCCCTTGCTAGCGTTGCTCTCAGTAGTCGTGCCTCGGAAAGCCTTTGTTTCTATTACGAACGCTTCACCAAAATCCACTCTTGCATTTTAGGGCCAATGGTTTGGAATACTTCTAAAGTATTGCCTGATCATCAATTCCCCGGCATTGTTCTAAAAACTTTGTTTGGCTACAGAGAAAATCTTTATTTTGTGCAAGCAGTTGGATATGTGATTTTTCTACTCACTGTTGGAGGGCTATATTTTCGCAGTCTGAATAGTGGTTCTCCTAAAGACGTTAAAAATATCCCAGCTACTCAAAAAACAATTAGAACTGCAAAGGATTAACAGCAAAAATTGGAAATTGGCTAAGTAAACCTGATCTCTTTATGGTTGAGAAATAATCGCTTTATTGTGGGAATAACGAATTAATAACTCTTATTTTCAGTCCACATAACAGAAAAACTTCACCCCCTTTTGGGTGAAGTTTTTTATTTTTAACGTGATTTCGATGAACCTCTCCGCAACCCCTCTCCGACGCGCAGAGGTGGCTCTAACATCCTTGGTTAGTAACGAAAAATCAAGCTTTTGAAGCCTCTCCCCTGAAAGGAGAGGAATGGAAGCGGGGTTTTTAAAATCCGTCGAACTCACGTTATTTTTAGCTGAGTCATCAGTAAATAGCTTCAAGGTAAATAATTTATTTCTTAGAGTTTCCTAACAAATCTTGTTTAAGCTGCTGACAAGTCTTTTCAATTTCATCTATACTACCTGGATTTACCAATCCATAATAGCTAAAAGCATAAACTCGATTATTTTTAGTCGCTGGCAATTTTTGCCAAAAATCTTCCTTTTTAAAGGATTCTAAAACTGAGGTTTCTGAAGTACTTTGTGGAGGATTTACCACAATAATTACCTCTGGATTTGCTTCTATAATTTTCTCCGCCGATAGCGTCACATACCCACCAATTGGGCTTTGACCTTGTAATTCTGCTGCCAGATTTTTAGCCTGAAATTGTGCCAGTAAATCTCCAGCCCAACTGTTTTTATTGGGTGCTAAAATTGGTTGACGACTAACTAGCACTAAAGTAGAATAATTTTCTTTTGCCTGATTGGGTAAAAAACTTTTATAGCGATTTAATAAAGGCTGAGGATCAGCATTAATTAACTGAGCAAGTTTTATAGTAAGTTCTTCTAAAGATTTCCAGTTATTGACTTGGGAGAGAAAAGTAGAAATTCCTAGTTGCTGAAGTCTTTGAATTGGTTGGTTAGAAAAGCCCTCTGCACCAATCACTAAATCAGGTTTGAGAGCAATGATTTTTTCTAAATTAGGAGTATTTTGCCCTTCGCTCACACGAGGAATATCGTTGAATCGGGGATCATTTTTAAATAATACACTGCCAGTAATCCCTACAAGCTTTGTTTTATCCAGTTGATAAATAATATCAGTAGTAAGAGAAGAAAGAGTTACAACTCTTTTAGCAGATTTTTTTGGTAATTCTTGAGAGTTCGTATTAGCCGTTTTCGTAGTTGGTGTTACGTTTGCTTGTGGCTGCTGAGTGGTTACAGTAGTACAGGCCGCTAAAACTATACTCAACAAAACTGCTAAAGCAGATAAAATCCAACGACGATACATCTTGAAATTTCCTCGTAGCTACAGATATAACTTAAGACAGACTTCAAAAACCTTAATACAGGCGGTTTATACTACATTTCCCTGTGGAAGTGGAAATCATAAGGGATTACCAAGAAATAAATTATCCAATCTTGTGGGGTGGGCCAGAAAGCCCACCCCACAAGAAAAATTGTATATTTTTTTATTTGTCAGTCCCTAACCTAAAACAGCTAATATTTGTAATATTATATATTAGTATATTGGGATTATAACTAAATTAAAATATACAAAAAGGCGAGTAGTGGCACAATCCAAAATTTCCCAAGAAATCCTGATCGTGCTACTCGCCGTGAGGTATACAAGGTTTATTGAGAAAAGCTTAATTTAATATATAGTAATACTTTGACAAAAGATTGTTTAATAGATAACAATTCTTACGTTCTTTAAAATTGATAAGAGTAAAATTTTTTACTACCGCTAACGATTAATCAAACCTTAATTTAGTCCTTGTCTTACAGGCTAAAACGGTATTTTCAACGCATCAAAGCCCAATCTTCAGGTGTATTACAGTTAAAAAGCATTTCCGGTGCTGGTAAGGGCAAAACTTCTATAGGATACTGCTTAAGCCATTGCTGAAAAGACCGCCCGCCTTGATTGATAAACTCTAGCAGTTGTGGTAAGCAACGACGGCGATAGAAACCACACAAAGGTTCCCAGCCTTTAGGATGAGCAGCCAAAGCTGCGATCGCTTCATCATTGACATTATCAAGTCCAGCTGCCCATGCTTGCAACACCTCAACCCGCAACCGAGGCAAATCACAAGCTAACAGCAACACCCAATCTGTTTGTACTTGTGCTAACCCTTGGGCAAAGCCTACGAGTGGGCCGTGGGTATTGGGTGCGGGGGTGCGGGGGTGCGGGGGTGCAGGGGAGCAGGGGAGCAGGGGTGCATGGTAAATGAGGGAATTTTCGGTATTTTGTTGTATTTCCAGCTTTTTATCAGCTACGGGTAAAGACACTTCCTTAATAAATTGGCAATGAGGTAAAAGCAAGTGTTCATAACGTTCTGGCCAGGGAGTAACTATATAAACAGTCTCAGCACAACTTTCCGCAATGCCACAAACTAGCTCCAATAATGGCACACCTTGAATGGGAATCAGCGCCTTATCCCTACCCATGCGAGAACTTTTACCACCCGCCAAAACAATCGCGCTTAGAACTGCTGAGTCCTGAGTAGGGAGTGGCGATGAGGGAGACAAGGGAGATGAGGCAGATGAGGAAGATGAAGCAGACAAGTTAGAATGCTCCCCATCTCCCCTGCTCCCCTGCTCCCCTGCTCCCCTGCTCCCCATCTCCTCATCCCCTAATCTGACTCTGCTGCACTTGCTGCAACAACTGCTCGAAATTTTCTGCTGGTACAAGGCACTTAAATCCTTGGCAAACTAACCCGATGCTGTTATCTGGTAACTTAGATACCACGGCAAATACAGCAGCAGGCAGATACTTAAGAATCAGAGAGTTTATCTGCTCAGCTGTAGTGCGAATCACAGTAGAGTTACGATAACAATCTAAAGCTGTAAATAAGCTGGGACAAGCTTGGGGAGCGCTAAGCATCACACTGCTAAAAGCTTTCAATGCTTGCTCGGCTAAATCCATATAATGTAGATCATCTGTGAGTAAAGCAAGACGGACTAAGTTAGCGATCGCTACTCCATTAGCTGATGGTGTAGCATTATCTGTGTAACTACGCTCTCGCACAATTAAATCTTGACTTGCGTCACTAGATGTGTTATTATAGCCACCTAATTCTAAGCTCCAGAGAAATTGATCAAATTCGTCTTGGATAGCGATCGCTTTTTTCAACCAAACTGAATGCTGAGTTGGGATGACTTGATTTTCATCTCCTACGAATGAAGCTTGATGCAAATCTAGCAGCGCTTTAATAAACAAAGCATAATCTTCAGACTGAGCTAAAACCCTTGGTTCACCTTGATAGTTAAGACGGTGGAAACGCCCATCTACAAACTGCTGCTCTAGGATAAAATTTGCTGCTTGCGCTGCTATTTCCAGATACAAAGGTTGTTGGAACACACCCGCAGCCCTTGCTAACCCAGAAATCATCAAGCTATTCCAAGCCACAATCATCTTTGTATCTGTCACCGAAGGAATGCGACCAGGCCAGTTAGCAGTTTTCGCTTCTTGGTTATTCCGGGCGGGAGGAAAAGTTTTTAGTAAGTTGGAGGAGCTACCATAACGAGCAGCAAATAACTTGCCCAATGCGATTTCCAATGCTGCACTCAGTTCCCCTCCATCACGTCTTTGCAAGACATTCTTACCTTCAAAGTTACCGTTAGGAGTGACTGTAAACTTTTGTTGTAATTCCCTTAGTTCCTCTGGCGTTAACAGTTCTTCAAGTTCGCTGTAACTCCAGACGTAAAAAGCTCCTTCCTCTGGTTCTGCTGCTGTAGGAATAGTGAAACTGTCAGCATCTTGAGCAGCATAAAAATAACCTTCTGGAGCAGTCATTTCTCTTTGCAGCCATTTTACAGTACCGGCTACTGCTCGTGCGATCGCTGCATCTTCTACTCCACTACTCCACAAATTTGCTAGATACTCTACAATCTGACCATTGTCATAGAGCATTTTTTCAAAGTGAGGTACTGTCCATGTAGGGTCAACAGTGTAACGATGAAAGCCGCCACCCACATGGTCATAAATGCCACCCAAAGCTAAGTCTAGTCCCCGTTGTGTGCAAATTTGCTTGCCATCATACCGAGATTCCTGTTGCCAATTCGAGCCAGGATAGAAAAATCGAGTTCCCCGCAGTGCTAATTCTGCATAGGGAATCATTGGGAAGCTATTCCCGTATTGATTTGAAGTAATAATCCCTGTACTGGTTTCCCAACCTTTGCGGAGTAGTTCATTTTCTTGAGCTTCCTGGCTTCCACCATCTTGCAATACCGCAGAAGTAAGTAGCGACTCGATAATTAATGCTTTGCGTTGGCGCAAGTCCTCTGTTTCTGTGTCATAGTAACGGCGCAGCGCTTGCAGCACTTGCAAAAAGCCAGGACGACCGTAGCGCGGTTCCATAGGGAAGTAAGTCCCAGCGTAAAACGGCACTAAATCCTCTGGAGAAAGAAATACATTCAAAGGCCAACCCCCTTGACCACTCATCATCTGCAAAGCCTGCATGTAGATGCTATCTAGGTCAGGTCTTTCTTCCCTGTCCACTTTGATAGGGAGGAAATTGGCGTTCATGTACTCAGCAATAGCGAGATCAGAAAAAGCCTCGCCTTCCATGACAGTACACCAGTGGCAGCTAGAGTAACCAATGGAGAGAAAAATAGGTTTATTTTGCGCTCTTGCAGTTGCAAGAGCTTCGTCACACCAAGGCCACCAATCAATTGGGTTAAGAGCGTGTTTTTGGAGGTAAAGACTCTTGGCTTCAGCAAGGCGATTAGTCATAATTCAAATATAGATAGTTGCCTTCTTCGCCCAGTCTACCTTTTTCCTAAGAGTCTTAGCCCAGACCTTTAGAACATGCACAAAAAACTCAACAAGCGACTTATTCCTTCAAGCAGAAAGGGAGATGGGGAGAAGGGGAGATGGGGAGAATTACCACTGACAACTGACAACTAACTCCTAACTCCTAACTCCTAACTCTTACTTAAAAGAGCGCAATAGCAAGCTGACTATTGATGCTGGCGTTTCTGATGTGGGCGATATTAACCTTGTCTGAAGTTTATTGTTTGGGCTAAGTCCTGCTATCAGGTGGAGTATGAAGGTAATTATGGCGGCTTGCACAAGTTTTTCTAGCATGGCAGGTCTCCTTGATTGATAGCATTTCAAGCAAGATTAGTTATTGTAAATACACGCCGTACTATTGGTTTACCAGAATTTGACGAAAATAATTCGTTAATTGTTTACACAATTCCTAAATAAAAGTTGAAAAAGTTACCAATAGCTGACAAAAATTTACTAGTTTTATCTGCTTACTAGTCTAATCGCCATGCTACAACAATTGAGTCTAGCAAGTCCCTATTTCTAGGGTTGGACTAGACGTGAAGTGGTGACACCAGAGCAGTTTGACGGAGAATTTGCTTTGCTAGTTTCCCGAATTCAGCAATTATAGTACTGCGGCTCGGTAAAGTAACAAGTGTCACCCGAAAAGCTTGCTGTAGACATGGCTAGGGATTTTTGCTTACTCCCTGAACAGGTAAGCATATTTCTTGAGACGCTCTTCACTATAAAAAGTGCCCATTAGTATTTATTGCATCTGCCAAGCAGAGGATAAATAGTTCTGCTGTTGTCAGTTGTGACTGCAAAAAGTCAGGACTTACGCAACTGGCACAGATATTTTTGGCGACGTGTGTCAATAGTCAATGGTCTTTAATCAAGCTTTTTTGGACTATTGACTTTTGACTCTTGACAACCCACAAAGAAAAAAATATGACAATGCGCGTAAGTCCTAAAAGTAACAAATTGAAAATTAAGATATTGCGATCGCTTCTACAATCAGTAATTGATTAAGTACTACTCTTATCTTTATTTCTATCTAATTTCTCTTGGATAGCTTGACGGCAGAATTCAGGAGGGTCATCTTGCTGTTGTACCTCCTCCTTCATTGTCTTGGTCATACGTATATTCATTTTTTCGGTCAATGGTTCTTCTCGGTCAGTCTTGAAGCCATAGTTTTTAATATCTGGATTTCCACGATTATCTTTTTTCACTTTAATTTACTTAACAAAGCTGTACTAATGTGGAAGCGCATTAGATAATGAGTTTAGGTGGTTGTTACGACTTGCCGGAAGTACAACCACCATGTCCATCTTTAGTAAATGAACAATTCTATTCTATGTTCACAAGGTCAGAACTTGAAGTGATGACGCTTCAAGAGTTACGTATATTGTGTCAGCGCTATGGTCTACCTCCAACGGGGAATGCTGGATACAAAGTCAGCTACATTACTACCCTAATGGCATTCCCTGCATTAGCTTTACAGCAGTTTCAGCAGGGTAGGGGATTGAAACACCCATCATTCACCAGTTTCCAGAACATAAGTATGGCACTCGAAGAGATGAATTCCCCGACTGATGAGCAAATAGCGCTGATTAGAATCTCACTGGAGGGTAGAAGGATGAAGATACCTGATAGATATCAGCAGGAGAGATTCTTGAACACCTACAAAGCAAAATTAGCTCTACAGCAAGCGTTTGAGTTTCTGGAAAGTTAATCAATTCCTGAATTTGCAGCACATTAACCTGCTGTAGAGGCGTACAATTGTACGCCTCTACTTGTAGGGTAAGAACCGATAGTCAGCTGGAGTAATTCTTGGAGTATTACTCCAACTAATTTTGATGTAAAGATGGTATAGTCAGACTTTAGTAGAACGATAGTACTTTTGTTCTAATCAAAAAAGTTAACTAATTTATTTTTTTGAATTACAAAAACCTGAAATTAGTACATTCGTGGTACTTAAGACTAGAATAAAAGCTAAAAACGTGGAATTTACGTTGTTATCATGATACCTATCGTTATTGAACAATCGGGTCGAGGCGAACGCGCCTTTGATATTTACTCAAGACTGTTGCGTGAGCGCATTATCTTCTTGGGGACACAGGTTGATAGCAACTTAGCTAACTTGATTGTTGCCCAACTGCTGTTTTTGGATGCTGAAGACCCGGAGAAAGACATTTATATGTATATAAATTCTCCCGGTGGTTCGGTGACAGCTGGTATGGGCATTTTTGACACCATGAAGCACATTCGTCCTGATGTCTGTACCATTTGTACTGGACTAGCGGCGAGTATGGGCGCTTTTCTTCTCAGTGCTGGTGCTAAGGGTAAGCGGATGAGTCTACCCCATTCTCGGATTATGATCCACCAACCTCTGGGTGGCGCACAAGGACAAGCGACTGATATTGAAATTCAAGCGCGGGAAATTTTGTACCACAAGCGGCGGCTAAATGAGTATTTAGCCGAACACACTGGTCAACCCATTGAGCGCATTGCTGAAGATACTGAACGGGACTTCTTTATGTCGCCAGAGGAAGCTAAAGAATATGGCTTGATTGACCAAGTGATTGACCGTCACGCCGCTGGTAGTCGTCCAGCAGTTACAATGGTGAATTAATAGTCAATGGTCATTAGTCAATAGTCATTAGCTGAGTTGACGCTCTAAACCGCTTGAAGCAGGATAGAGCGTCAAAAGCTTTATAAGAGGACTTACGCAACTGCGATCGCTTTCCTAAATTACCTTGATCATATTGAGAGCTTACAAAAGCGGGCGGCGGGAATCGAACCCGCATTAATAGCTTGGAAGGCTATAGTTTTACCACTAAACTACGCCCGCAAAAACAGACTTCTATTTAAAGGTGAGTACAATCCATACACAAATAGTACACAAACATTATATACTTGGGTTCTTAACAACCTTTGGCTCATGTATGGACTTAAGTAAGTATAGCAAGAAAACTATCGGAACAACAACCCTCACTGGAAAATCTTCTAGAGGGGGCATAACTATAGAATCTTTTCATGGAAGACTAAGGCTCAGATTCAGGGTTGTACACAAACCATACACAATATCTTTAGGGGTATCAGAATCCCCTGAAAACTGGAAGTTAGCTGAGCTTAAAGCAAAAGAACTAGAAGCTGATTTAATCTTTAAGCAGTTTGACCCTGCTAATTTAAATAAGTACAGAATCCATAATCTAGAAATAATATACACTAGTAAAAACATTGAGTTAACTATAAAACAATTATGGAATAAGTATTTAAAATACAAATCTACAACTTTAAAAGCTTCTACTTTAGATTATTTACAAAAAGGGTTAGGTAAGTTTATTGAAAGCTGCCCCATACAGGATGTAAAGAGGTCATTAGAGATTAGAGACTGGTTGCTATCTAATACCACTACTTCTATGGCTAAAAGGGTTCTTACCCACCTTTCAGCTTGTGTTAACTGGGGTATTAAAAATAAATTAATCTCCAGTTCTAATACATTTCAAGGTATGTCAAATGATTTACCTAAACATAATTGGGAGGAGAATCCAGAACCTAATGCTTTCTCTGAGGAAGAAAAAAAGTCTATTCTGTTTGCTTTACAAGACCATAAAGGAAACTGGAATGGGAAACTTTATACAGGCTTTGCTTACTCCCATTATTATCCTTTTGTAAAGTTTTTATTCCTAACAGGGTGCAGACCTTCTGAAGCAATTGGTTTACAGTGGAAGAATATTAAAGAAGACTGTTCCCAAATAACTTTTGAAACATCCATAGTCAGGATTAGAGGTAAAGCTACTAGGATGCAGGGGTCTAAGAATAATAAGGTGAGGAAGTTCAACTGTAATGAGGAGCTTCAAACATTACTTAAGGTACACAAACCTTTAGAATGTAATCCTGATAGGTTAGTATTTCCTGCACCTAAAGGAGGGGCTATTAATTATGGAAACTTTTGTCAAGTTGCTTGGAAGAAATTAATTGAACCTTTAATAGGTAGAAGTTCAACTCCCTATTGTTGTAGAGATACTTTTATTTCTGAACAGATAGCTAAAGGAGTGCCTACTGCGGTAGTTGCTAGATGGGTAGATAATTCAGTAGATGTAATAGAGAAAAGGTATCTTGATTCAAAACTTCTTGAGCAGCTTAAACCCTTGTAATTAGTAAATACTAGTGACAAGAGAGATGACTATAAAATTACTAAAATAAAGCGTTGGGTAGTCCATCCAGATGATGACCCAGTAGCCTGTGTTTTGAAGGCAGCTTAACTGGGTCTGCTTTACTAAAACTAGATTTTTATATATTTAAAATCTTTACTTAACAGCCAAAATTTCTGATATTTTGAGTCTCTATTGTGGATATAAATGAAAGGAGTGTTACTAAATTCTGAGTAATAACTACTTTCATTTTAATTAAGTTTTTATGAAATCCAGAATCAAAAAACATTAGAGACATTGCAGATTCATAGGCTTCTTTCCTTAATTCTTCAGCTAGAGATTTTACAAACTCTTGTGGTTGTAATTGTAGAGAAACTGAATTATTTAATTTATTTACAACCTTCTCTTTAGTTTGATTGTAAAAATAGTCTAAATGCTGATTATAGTGAAACAGAGTAAAAGGATCTGAAGAATAAGCAGACTGTAAAGCTTGTTTTGCTTCTTTCATATTATTATCTAAAGCTTGTGTAAACATACCAATAGTGTAATTAATATATGCAGCTGACATTTTAATAGTCCCTTTTAATCTCTAATTTCAAGGCTCCTACCAAGCTAACTTCTTGATTAAGACAATTGTCATGTAATAAATACTGAAATGAAATCTCAAGTAAAATTACTATTCATAGCTTTGCCAAATCTTCACGAGACCCCTGTTTGGAAGGTTCCTTAACAGAGGGCAGGGCTAAACTTACTTTTAGTGATTTAAATCACACCAGAATAGTAAATAACTGCATACCTTGTATTTGTAGTTTCAAGGTCAGGGTAACGACATGTCAGGGCAGGAAGTTGAAATATTAAAAAGAATATTAGAGATACAGGGAAAGTTGGTTTCAGCTATCAAAGAAGTGCTGCCTTATGAAAAGCAATCAACTTTTTTTGTCATACAGTCTGAGATAAATAGTTTATTGGGGGAGTTTCCAAATAGTGAAAATCAGTTTTTGAAGTCAGGAGTAAATTATAGCAGCAGTCCTGTAAATTTTCCCCATCCTCATCAGGATAAAAAATGATTTCATTTCAACCTAACTGAATTTAGTTGGAAAACATTGCTAGAACTTCAAGCTGCTTAACTTGTAAATTGTATAGCAGGCTACAATACACAAACAATACACAAACTGAGTTGGAGAGGATATTGAAATACACATTCCTCTAATAGCAAAAACCCTGGAAGGCTTATGTTATCTACCTCCAGGGTTATTAATCTTAGGGTATTTTCTGCTTTCTAAGCTACAGTTTTACCACTAAACTACGCCCGCAAATTTTCAACTAACATAACACACTTTAAACTAAAATTCAAGCATACTGTCATACCAAATTGGTAAAGTTGGTATTGTCTGGATATATACAAAACAGTCTTTTATTCAAGACTTTCAATCCAAAACTAAAAATAAGTATCAAATCTAACGTCTTTCTATTTTAATACGTACAAACAGATTGCTCAATTCCGGTGGTGTTGTGCTATCTAGGTAACGTGCAGGCTGAAATTTCTCACCTTGAAAAACATCATTGGCGAATTGTTCATATTTGCTTTTTTCTGCTTGTGGTATCGCTGGATCTATAACCTGAGCTTCTATAAACTTACCAGTGTTATCAATTATTAACGACACTAAAAACTCTACAGCAGGAAGTTCAAGCTTGCTATTGATGTAAAGTGAGGTGACTTGTTTTTCATTACTTCCTACGTGTTTAGCTAGTTTCAAGTTTTGAGGTAAAGGCTCTCGCATCCGTTTTCTCTGCTCGTCTTCACTCATAGGAACCCAGCTTGCAAATAATCCTGTATATGACTGAGGTTCTGGAGGCGGCGGTAACTGTTCGCCAGTACCCACTGGTTTATCTTGTTCAGCCTGTTCGAGTTGGCGCTGTCGTTCAGCTTGTTCAATTTGGCGCTGTCGTTCAGCTTGTTCAATTTGGCGTTGTCGTTCAGCTTGTTCAATTTGGCGTTGTCGTTCAGCTTGTTCAATTTGGCGTTGTCGTTCAGCTTGTTCAATTTGGCGTTGTCGTTCAGCTTGTTCAATTTGGCGCTGTTGAAGGTTGGCTCTTTTTTCATTTGCAGAAGCGATCGCTCTTTTTTCATTTGCAGATGCGATCGCTCTTTTTTGGCTTGCAGATGCGATCGCTGTTTTTTCACTTGCAGATGCGATCGCTGTTTTTTCACTTGCAGATGCGATCGCTCTTTTTTCGCTTGCAGATGCGATCGCTGTTTGATCTGAAATACTAGGATTACCAGGTTTTACTGTTAATTTATCTGTTGGAGCTATTTGCTTGGGTAATTTCGTTGCTTGTGGATTTCGATTTGTGGATAGTCGATTCGGCGCAATTGATTTTGCTTGAGGAGAAATTTCTACCAACTCAATGGGAATATCTGCTTGCTCTTGCTGCGAAAATCCCAGTCCAACCACATGAAATGAGCGAATTAGCCAGAAAGCTAGTAGATGCAAGGAAACTGAACTGATAGCCACAGCAACCCACAAACTGGGTGGATCGGTGTGTCGCCTCCAGACATGATCTGCAATTGGTGTTTTGTCCGCCACTGATCTTGTCATAGTATATTTTAAACCAGATATGATTCAGTGCCTTTGCTGCTAATGGCTAATCGCTAAGAGACAGTTTCAACCTTAAAAGTTGTTTGTCAAGTATCAATAATTTTGGTTTAACGCATAGGGTAAATAAAATTACTTACGCAATCAGGCTTAAAAAACTATCATTTTATTTTTCGTTTTACATTACTCCCCTAAAACCAGTAGAGGAGTATTCAAAACGACTTTTCAAACATCCTCTTAGCGATTAGCAATTAGCTCTGGTGTAACAGCGAAGGTAAGAACTGTTTCATCTATTCCTTTAAGTTTTAGCGGACTACCTTTGGTAATTTCTTCGTCTTGCAAATAATCTGCTACAGCAGCGGAAACTAAAATAGTACCGGGAATTGCAGCAGCTTGTAGCCTCGCAGCAATATTTACGCTTGGCCCGATAGCTGTGTAGTCGGCTCGTTCCGCACTACCAAACATGCCCACAACAGCTGTACCTTGGTGGATGCCACAGCGAAACTCTACACCACTTTGTCCGTTGGCGTCGAATATTCCTTGGTCTTTCCAGCGCTGGTTTAACTTAATTAGTGAGCGTTGCATTCCTCTTGCGGTATTCACAGCACGCCGCACCTGTTCATTTGGCGTGAGTTCTTCCGGCGCTCCGTATAAAGCCAAAATAGCATCTCCCATAAATTTATCTACGGTTCCGCCATTCTCAAACACAACTGTGGTCATAACTTCTAAATATTCATTTAGCAATTCTGCCACTCGCCGAGATCTGAGAGTATTTGCTAGCTGCGTAAAACCCACGATATCGCTAAACAAAACTGTGATTAAGCGCGGTTCTGGTCGTAAATCTAACGTCAAATCTCCTGCTGCGGCTTTTTGCACTAATACGGCTGGCAAAAAGCGCTTGAGGACTGATTCTGTGAGGTAAGTATTTAACTCCACAACCTTTCGTTCATTTTCCTTCAAGGCTAAGAGATTCCTTACTTCTGCCAAAAGTTCCCGGTCATTAAACGGTTTTGCTAAATAAGCATCCGCACCATGTTCTGTACTTTCGATGCGGGTTTCTTCATCAACTTTCGCTGTCAGCAGAATGATTGGTGTTCCTTTTAACTTATCCTCACTACGTATCATGCGAATCATTTCGAGTCCTGTCACCAAGGGCATCATCAAGTCAGTAACAATTAAACTTGGTGAAAATTCTTGAGCGATTCTGAATCCTTCATAACCGTTACGAGCTGTCTTGACTTGATAGCCGTTGCGGCGGAGTATGTCAGATACGTAGGTTCGCAGATCTGGGTTATCATCTACGACTAAAATAGAATGCCCACTTGACTGCTGAGTGCTTGGTAGTAGATGCCGAGTATCGGTAGTGGATGAGAAGTTATTTGTATTACTTTCAATATTGTCTGTGGTTGATTCTAGCAGTTCTAAATCAGCTAGTTCCACACTGGCACGGCTTGTGTTCGCTTCAGCAGGAGTGTCCACAAGTTGTTGTGTGGGTAAGTGAGCGTTTCCAGTTACCAGAGATAAGGTAAAGGTAGTGCCTTGACCGTAAACTGATTCTACACTGACTTTGCCCCCGTGCAGTTCCACCAATTCTTTGACTAAAGCTAAACCCAGACCACTGCCTTCATAAGAGCGATTCTCTGAGCCTTCGGCTTGGCGGAAGCGCTCAAATAGCTG
Above is a window of Nostoc sp. UHCC 0702 DNA encoding:
- a CDS encoding integrase; its protein translation is MSLGVSESPENWKLAELKAKELEADLIFKQFDPANLNKYRIHNLEIIYTSKNIELTIKQLWNKYLKYKSTTLKASTLDYLQKGLGKFIESCPIQDVKRSLEIRDWLLSNTTTSMAKRVLTHLSACVNWGIKNKLISSSNTFQGMSNDLPKHNWEENPEPNAFSEEEKKSILFALQDHKGNWNGKLYTGFAYSHYYPFVKFLFLTGCRPSEAIGLQWKNIKEDCSQITFETSIVRIRGKATRMQGSKNNKVRKFNCNEELQTLLKVHKPLECNPDRLVFPAPKGGAINYGNFCQVAWKKLIEPLIGRSSTPYCCRDTFISEQIAKGVPTAVVARWVDNSVDVIEKRYLDSKLLEQLKPL